CTCGTAGATCGCCACGTTCGTCGGCCCGAAGAAGGTCTGGAAGTCGTTGCGATCGACGCCCAGGCGGCGCGCCGTGGCTCGTGCCTCACCGAGCAGGTCGCGGGCGGCGGCTCGCTCCCCGGCTTGGGCAGCGGCGATGGCGGCGTTGAGGTGCAGCGAGCCCCACATCGACAAGTGCGGCGGTGACGCGACGCCAAGACCCGATTCCAGTGCGGCCGCCGCAGTCATCACGATCTCGATCGCGTCCTTGGGGCGGCCCAGGGTTTGGTAGGTCCAGCCGAGCCGCCACGCCCCGGCGGCCGCCAGCAGCGGCGCTCCCGCGCGTTCGGCGCCGACCAGGCTGCGCTCGGCGGCGATCCATGACAGGTCCGCCTCCCCGAGCTTCTTCATCAGCCCCGAGATCACCTGGTACAGCTCGGCGAGCAGGCGGAACGCCGCCGCGCGGTCGTCGGCCTCGAACGCTCGGGTCGCGGACCGAAGCTCTGCCAGCAGCACGGGGAGGATCGCTGCCAGCGCCGCGTAGTGGCAGGCATGCAACAACTGCCAAGTGTGGGCCACGTCTGGATGCAACGCAGCAAGCGCGCGAGGTTCGTCCTCGGCATCTGGCTCGAGGATGCCCGCGACGGGGTCGGGGCGTAGCAGGGCATGCCGCAGCGCAGGAAGGCCCTCGTACCCACTGCCGTTGCCGGACTTGAGGAGCGGTGGTCCCCCGAGCAGGTCACCCACCTCGACCTTCAGGACACGGGCCAGCTCGACGAGCACTGAGAGGCGGTCGATGCGCAGCACCCCGCGCTCGATCTGCGACAGCCAACTCTCCGTGCGGCCGACCAGCCCGGCGAGCACGACCTGCGACAGCCCGCGGCTGCGTCGGTAGATCGCGATGTTCTCGCCGATCCGCTTGCCGATCTCTCGTTCCATCACGGCTCTCGTCTTGCTCGCCATCGGCGCCCGGTCCGACGCCCATGATATTGGGGCTCACCGGTGCCATCAGGCTGTTGCGTTCGCGGGGGCATGGCTCAGGACCGATCAGCGTCGTCAAGGGCCTGCAGTGCCAGGTGCCAAGGAAACGCCGCGACCCTGCCCCGGCGGCGATTCGCACCGCGCGGGGGCACCTCCGAGCCGTACGGGACACGGACTTCACACGCGCGAAGCTCTCTGAGGCTCCGCGCGAACGCGGGGTGGCGGGCCTGGGCGTCGCTGACGAACGGCAGCGCGGCGATCGGGATGTCCAGCCCGAGCGCCTCGCACAGCAGCCCGGTCGCGAACGTGTCGCAGATGCCGGCCGCCCACTTGCTGACGGTGTTGAGCGTCGCCGGGGCGACGACGATGGCGTCTGCCGGTGGTAGCCCCTCGGGCTCCCCCGGCCGGTTGTACCTGGTTCGGACGGGGTGGCCGGTGCGTGCGGCGAGCTCGTCGAGATCGATAAAGGCAGTCGCGTCAGGAGTGGCGATGGCCCAGACGTCCCACTGGGCCGCCTGGGCCAATTCGACCAGCGCGCCCGCCTGACTCGCCGGAGCGGCGGCACACACGATCAGGTAGAGGACCCGCCGCCGGTCGAGATCCCTCTCCGTCACACCAGAGCTGCTTTGGTCGCTCGACACAGACACACATCCTCGGCCCGCACGCGCAGGAGTCCCGATAGTATGCCCAGCGTTGGCAGTAACCGCCGTCGACATCCCCGACGTGGGCCCAGGCGCGACAGCCGGGCGATCCACAGCCAACACAAGCCGTCGAGGCCGCTGCGGCAGTGGATGGCCTTGTCGGCTTGGACGCCAGATAGATGTCGGCATGCCTCGTGCCGCGGCGACGTCATAGGGCGGAGAGGTGGCCGACCAGCGTACGGCTGGAGCTTCATCCACGAACGTCACGTTGGATAGGGCCGCTGATCTGTGGTTGCCCTCGAAGGTGCCGCCGTAGCAGCGGATGGCGACAGGATTGTCTGGAACGGCCATCTATGGGGCACCCACAGTGTTTCTGCGGGTTGTCCGCCTGAGCCTCTCGTAGGTTGTGGCCCATGTTGGGCTATTTGGTCTTCGCATCGGCCCCGCAAGACACCAGCGCCGCCGCTCGGCATCCGCAGTCCCAAGCGCATCCAGAGGCTGGCGGGACCGGCCGCGACGCTCCGCGGGTACGGCCGCACCTCGGCAAGGGCGTCACCGGCACGCTGGATCACGACGTGTTCGGCCTTCGGGGTCTGGTCGCCCATCGGCGGCTGACGGTGGGCACGCCAGCCGACAACGCCGCCTTCCTGGCCGCGATCCGCGAGGCGCTGACATGACGGCCATCGCGGCGATGACGGAGGCGGACGACCTGGCGTTCGCGCGGCTATTAGCTGATGCCGCCGACCGCATCAGCCTGGACCTGTACCGGGATGCTGAGCTGCTGGTGGTCACCAAGCCCGACCGGACCGAGGTCAGCGAGGCGGATCGGGCCGTGGAAGCTGCGCTGCGCCGGCTGCTGCGCACCCACCGGCCCGAGCAGGGCGTGCTCGGCGGGGAGCGCGGCACCGGAGGCAGCCGGCGGGTGCGCTGGCTGCTCGACCCGGTCGACGCGACCAGCAACTTCGTCCGGGGAGTGGATTGGTGGGCCACCCTGCTCGCCTTG
This window of the Actinomycetes bacterium genome carries:
- a CDS encoding helix-turn-helix transcriptional regulator; this encodes MEREIGKRIGENIAIYRRSRGLSQVVLAGLVGRTESWLSQIERGVLRIDRLSVLVELARVLKVEVGDLLGGPPLLKSGNGSGYEGLPALRHALLRPDPVAGILEPDAEDEPRALAALHPDVAHTWQLLHACHYAALAAILPVLLAELRSATRAFEADDRAAAFRLLAELYQVISGLMKKLGEADLSWIAAERSLVGAERAGAPLLAAAGAWRLGWTYQTLGRPKDAIEIVMTAAAALESGLGVASPPHLSMWGSLHLNAAIAAAQAGERAAARDLLGEARATARRLGVDRNDFQTFFGPTNVAIYEVSIPVELGDGGIAVERAGIDTSGVKSLERRAHHLIDMARGYGQWAKDSEAVHTLLEAEQLAPEEVHYNVMVREFVRDLLRRERRSIKRDLRGLAQRVGVLA
- a CDS encoding flavoprotein, with translation MTERDLDRRRVLYLIVCAAAPASQAGALVELAQAAQWDVWAIATPDATAFIDLDELAARTGHPVRTRYNRPGEPEGLPPADAIVVAPATLNTVSKWAAGICDTFATGLLCEALGLDIPIAALPFVSDAQARHPAFARSLRELRACEVRVPYGSEVPPRGANRRRGRVAAFPWHLALQALDDADRS